The following DNA comes from Armatimonadota bacterium.
GGTACAGCTTGGCATAGATGCCGTCCCGGGCCAGGAGCCGCGCATGGGTCCCCTCCTCCACCACGCGGCCCCTGTGCAGCACCAGGATCCGGTCCACATGCTGGACGGTGCTTAACCGGTGCGCGATGAGGAGCACGGTGCGGTTCCGGAGAGCTCCCCGCAGGGCCTCCCGGACGAGTCCCTCGGCCTCCGTGTCCACGTTGCTCGTAGCCTCGTCCAGGACCACCAGCACCTCCGGGTTGTAGGCGAGGGCGCGGGCCAGGGCCACCAGCTGCCGCTGCCCCGCGCTGAGCCGCACCCCTCGCTCGCCCACCTCCGTCTGATAGCCGTTCGGGAGCTGGTCGATGAACCGATCTGCGCCCACCAACCGTGCCGCGGCCTCCACCTGGGTATCCGGGATGTCCGGATTGAACAACCGGATGTTGTCCGCGATGGTGCCGCTGAAGAGGAAAGTGTCCTGCAGGACCAGCCCCACGTGCCGCCGCAGGTCCCGCTGCCGCATCCGCCGGACGTCCACCCCGTCGAGGAGCACCTGCCCCCGCTGGGGATCATAGAACCGCAGCAGGAGGTTGACGAGGGAGGTCTTGCCCGCTCCCGTATAGCCTACTACGGCCACGTGCTCCCCCGGCGCGATGCGGAAGGACACCCCGCGCAGGGCCCATCCCGCACCGTCCCCGTCCACCGGAGCCTCCCCGTATGCGAACCACACGTCCCGGAACTCGATCTCCCCCCGCACCCGCTCGAGCAGTACAGGGCTTGGGGGGTCCTGCACCGCCACGGGCTCGTCCAGCAGCCGGAAGATGCGCTCGCTGCTGGCCATGGCCTGCTGAAGGAGGTTGAATTTGTCCGCGAGCTCCCGCACGGGCTCGAAGAAACGCTCCGCGTACTGGATCATGGCCACCAGTACTCCCAGGGTCGTCACGCCCCGGATCACCTGCCCGCCCCCGTACCAGATCAGCAGGGCCACGGCCAGGACGCCCAGGAAGTGTACCGCGGGGTAGAATCGGGCCAGGGCCGCGAGGGAGCGCAGGCTTGCGTCCAGGTAATCCCGGCTCAGGGCATCGAAGCGCCTCAAGGCCCGGTCCTCCTGGGTGAACAGCTGGACCACGGGCATCCCGCTGATGTGCTCGTTGAGGAAGGCATTGATCCGGCCCAGCTGTGTTCGCACCGCCCGGTACGCCTCCCGAGCCTGCCCGCGGAACCGACCCGTGACCCCGTACACCAAGGGGAGCACGCAGAAGGCGACCACGGCGAGGCGGACGTCCAGCCAGAGCATGGCGGCCATGATGCCCACCAGGGTCAGCACGTCCCCGAAGGCGGCCACCAGACCTGAGGTGAGCAGCTCGTTGAGGGTCTCCACGTCGCTCGTCACCCGGGTGACGAGCCGCCCCACGGGGTTTCCCTCGTAGAAGCGCAGGGGCAGCCGCTGGAGGTGGGAGAAGAGCTCCGAACGCAATTCCGCCATGGCCCGTTGGGCCACCGTCTGCATCAGGTAGTGCTGCAGCCACCGGGCGCCGAAGCCTGCGGCCAGGGCGAGGAGGTAGAGGAGGGCGAGGGCGGAGAGGGTCCCCCGATCCACGGTACCGCGCTCCAGGGAAGGAACGATGGCCCGGTCGATGGCAATCCGGTACAGCTGCGGGCCCGCCAGCTCCAGCAGGGAGGCGAGGAGGAGGAGCACGAGCGCTGCGGCCACGGTGGTCCGGTAGGGAAGCATGTAGGCCAGCAGCCTCCGCAGGAGCCGGTGGTCGTAGGGCCGATCCAGGAGCTCCTCCTCAGCCAGCCGTCCGCTCACGGTTCCTCCGCCTCCAGAACCTGCCGCAACCGCTGCTTCTCGTAGAGCTCCACAAACATCCCCCCGCGCCGCAGCAGTTCCTCCGGAGTGCCCTGCTCCACGATCCGGCCGCCGTCCAGGACTACGATCCGATCCGCGTCCCGAAGGGTGGAGACCCGGTGGGAGACGAGCAGGACCGTCCGCGACCGCAGCACCGGCCGCAGGGCCTGCAGGATCTCCTCCTCTGTCTGGGCGTCCACGCTGCTCAGGGCGTCGTCCAGGATCAGAATCCGGGGATCCCGGGCCAGGGCCCGGGCCAGAGCCGCCCGCTGCCTCTGGCCGCCGGAAAGGGTGACCCCTCGTTCCCCCACCGCCGTCTCGAATCCGTGGGGGAACGCGGCCACATCCTGTACCAGGCGGGCGATCCGGGCGGCCTCCTGCACCCGTTTTCCGTCCCCGGAGTCCGCCCCGTAGGCGATGTTCTCCCACAGGGTGTCGCTGAAGAGAAACGGGTCCTGGGACACGAGTCCCACGGCTTCCCGCACGGTCCGGAGCGGCAGCCGCCGGAGGTCCACCCCGTCCAGCAGGACCTGTCCGGAGGTGGGATCCAGCAGACGCGGGATCAGGAGGAGAAGCGTAGACTTGCCCGAACCTGTGGGACCCACGATGGCCACCGTGCTCCCTGCAGGGATCCTCAGACTGATCCCCTGCAGCACGGGCCTTCCCTCATACGAGACCCACACGTCCCGGAACTCGATCTCCCCCCGCACGGTCTCCAGCCGCACGGGATCCTCCGGGTCCGCGATGGCGGGCCGGATCCGGAAGATCTCTTCCAGGCGCTCCATGGACGCCCGACCCTGTTGCCACAGGCTCAGCACCCACCCCGTGGCGATCACGGGGAAGCTCAGGCGGGCGAGGTAGTAGGAGAACTGCACCAGCTGGCCCAGGGTGATGCGTCCCCGGATCACCTCCCCTCCCCCAATCCACAACAGGAGGACCGCGGACCCGCCCAGGAGGAAGCCTACTGCGGGCCACAAAAGACCCTGGATGCGACTGAGCCGCACGTTCGCGTGGGCGAGCGCCTCGCTCTCCCTCCGGAAGCGCGCCACCTCCGCCTCCTCCTGGGCAAAGGCCTTCACCACCCGGATGCCGCTGAAGTTCTCCTGTGCCCGGGAGGAGAGGCGGCCATAGAGCGCCTGGACCTCCTCGAACCGCCGGCGGATCTCCCGGCCCAGGATTCCAAACAGCCCGGGGATGAGGAGGAGGACGGGGAGGGTGGAGAGGGTGAGGAAGGTGCTCATGCGCAGCATGAAGGCCACGGAGAGGGCCACCATCACCGCAGTGTGCACGGCCCGCATGAGGCCCATTCCCACAAACCGCTGCACCGCCCGGAGGTCGTTCACCGCCCGGGCCATGAGGTCTCCCGTCTGCCACCGGTGGAAGAAAGCCGGATCCATGCGCTCCAGGTGCTGGAAGAGCTCCCGGCGGAGCTCGGTCTCAATGCAGAGCGCTGCTCCGAGGATCTGCATGCGCATGGCGTAGCTGAGGGCCGCCTCCAGGAGGGCAACCGTCGCCAGGCCCACCGCGGCTTCCAGCAGGCGGCCTTCCCCCCTCTGGATCCCATCCACCGCGGCCTTGAGGATCCAGGGGGCGAGCTGCGCCATGCCGATGGAGCCCAGGGCGGCCGCGTATCCGAGGAGGTACCGGCGGCGGTGGCGGTGGAGGGCAGCCCAGAACCGGGAGCGGAACATCCCCGCGGGCGCCTCAAGCCCCCGCGGCCCGGGCCCGCTCCTCCTCCGCGAGGACCCGGCGCAGAACCTTTCCGATAAGGCTCTTCGGGAGCTGGTCCCGGAACTCCACCATCCGGGGGACCTTGTAGGGCGCGAGTTCCCGTCGGCAGTGAGCAATCAGCTCCTCCGGGCTCACCTGCATCCCCGGCCGGAGGACCAAGAAGGCCTTCACCACTTCTCCCCGTTCCGGGTCCGGTACGGGGATCGCGGCAGCCTCCTGCACCGCGGGGTGGCGATACAGGACCTCTTCCACCTCCCGCGGGTACACCTTGAGCCCGCCCACGTTGATCATCTCCTTCTTGCGGTCCACGATATAGAAGAAGCCATCCGCATCCCGCCACGCCATATCGCCCGTAAACAACCACCCTTCCCGCAGGGCCGCCGCGGTCTCCTCCGGTCGGTTGAGGTAGCCCCGCATCACCTGCGGCCCCCGCACCACGAGCTCCCCCACCTCCCCCGGCGGCACTTCCTCCCCGGTCTCCGGGTCCACGACCCGGGCATCCGTGTCCGGCAGCGGCACCCCGATGCTGCCGGGCCTGCGATGGCCGAGGATGGGATTGCAGTGGGTGACGGGCGAGGCTTCCGTGAGCCCGTAGCCCTCCACCAGCCTGCCGCCCGTGGCCTCCTCCCACCGCCGCTGCACCTCCTGGGGCAAGGCCATGGCCCCGCTGATGCACACCCGGATGCTGCGCAGGTCGTACCTCGCAAGCTCGGGGTTGCCGAGCAGGGCCATGTACATGGTGGGGACTCCGTGGAACATGGTGGGCCGGTATCTGCGGATGGCCTCCAGCACCATCCGGGGCTCCCACCGAGGGAGTAGGATCACCGTCACCCCGCTCCAGATCCCATAGTTCATCACCGCGGTCATCCCGTAGCTGTGAAAGAAGGGAATCACCGCCAGGGCCCGCTCCTCCCCGGGACGGAAGTCGCTGTTCCACGCCGCGGTCTGGAGGCAGTTACAGACGAGGTTCCGGTGGGTCAGCACCGCGGCTTTAGGCGTTCCCGTGGTCCCGCCGGTGTACAGGTACACCGCGGGGTCGTCGGGAGCCACCTCCACAGGCCGCGGGGCTCCATCCCGCACCAGTTCCCCAAACGGCCGGACCCCTGCCTTCCGCGGGACCTCCACCCACTGCCCCTCCCGTCGGGCCTTGAGGGGATACAGCAGGCGAAGCAGCGGGGGCATGTACTCGTGAATCCCCGTGTACACGATCTCCCGCACGCGGCTTGTGCGGGATGCGGCCGCCACCCTGGGGTACATCAGGGAGAGGGTGATGGCCACCTCCGCCCCGCTATCCTGAAGCTGATGGGCGATCTCCCGCTCTGTGTAGAGGGGGTTGTGGGGAACCACCACCCCGCCCGCCTTGAGGATCCCGTAGTAGGCGATCACGAATTGGGGGCAGTTGGGAAGATGCAAGGAGACGGGGGTTCCCTTGTGCACTCCAAGCCGCTGGAGGCCCGCGGCGAACCGATCCGTGAGGACATCGAGCTCCCGAAAGGAGATGCGCCGGCCGAAGAACACCAAAGCGGTGCGGTCCCCGTACTTCCGCGCCGCCTCCCGCAGCAGCGCCCCGAGCGGGAGATCCGGATACCCTAGGGTGGCCGGAACCCCGGGATCGTAGAACCGGATCCAAGGCCGTTCAAACCCCGCCTCCGCCTGAACCGCCATCCCCTCACCCCCTCACAGCGGATACCCCTCCGCCGCCACCACGGCCTGTGCCACCTCCCGCCCCAGCCGCACGAGGTTCACGGGCGTGTACCGCAGCAGCCGGCGTAGCCCCGCGAGCGCGGTGCGCAGCTCGTCCCCTTCCTGCGACGCGGCGAGGATGCTCCGTGCGGTGGCCTCCACCCGAGGCAGGCTCAGGTGGAGGTAGGCGCGGGCCAGGGTGGCATGGATCGACGAGCGCGGGTGCTGCCGCAGCATAGCCTTCTGGGCCCGCAGCACCGCGCTCTCCGCGGCGAAGACCTCCATGGCGAGATCCGCCAGCCACCCCACGATCTCCTGCTGCTCCTCCAGTTCCATCAGGTACCTCCGCACCGCCACCCCGGTGCTCAGCAGGGCCACCTGTTTGATCCCCTCCACAAGGGCCGCCTCCTCCGCGAGCGGTCCCTCCCCGGGGGCCTCCAACCCCTCCGGGGACGTGAGCCCCTCTGCCACCCGCTGGACTGCTGCCAGGAGGTCCAAACGTCCCCGCTGGGCACGCTTGCTGAGCATGTCCACGATGAGGAGCCGGTTGATCTCGTTGGTCCCCTCCCAGATGCGGTTGATGCGGGCATCCCGGTAGGCCCGGGCCGCGGGGTAGTCCTCGATGTACCCGTAGCCGCCGTAGATCTGCACCAGCTCGTCCACCGCCCGGCCCAGCATCTCCGAGGCGAAGACCTTGTTGATGGAGGACTCGATGGCGTACTCCTCCAGGGCCCGTACCACCTCCGCTCCGTCCCGGATGCCGCCGATGGAGCCCTCCACGAGCCCTCCGGTGCGGTACACCATGCTCTCCGTGGCGTAGATCTCCACCGCCATGCGGGCCAGTTTCTGGCGGATGAGTCCGAACTCCGCGATGGGCCGACCGAACTGAACACGCTGCAGGGCGTACTTGGTGGCCAGCTGCAGGGCGTACTTCGCCGCGCCCGCACAGGAGGCTCCGATCTTGAACCGGCCCAGATTGAGGATGTTGAAGGCGACGCGGTGTCCCTTGCCGATCTCTCCCAGGAGGTTCTCCACGGGCACCCGAGCGTTCTCGAAGAACACGCTGCGGGTGCTGGACCCCTTCATTCCCATCTTGTGCTCTTCCTCTCCCAGGCTCAGGCCCTCCGTGTCCCGATCCACGATGAAGGCGGTGAAGTGCTCACCGTTCACCTTCGCGTAGGTGATGAACACGTCCGCGATGGCCGCGTTGGTGATGAACTGCTTCTGGCCCACCAGGAGGTAGTGGCGGCCATCGGGGCTGAGCACCGCCCGGGTCTGAATGGCCATGGCGTCCGATCCCGCCGTGGGCTCCGTGAGGGCATAGGCTCCGATCTTCTCGCCCCGGACCATGGCCGGGAGGTAGCGACGCTTCTGCTCCTCCGTGCCGAAGAAGGCGATGGGCAGCATTCCGATGCCCACGTGCCCCCCGAAGGTCACGGGGAAGGAGCCCACGCAGATCTCCTCCGCGATCACCAGGGAGGTGAGGTGATCGAGGCCACTGCCGCCGTAGACCTCCGGGATCCCCACGCCCAGAAATCCCAGCTCCCCCAGCCGGCGCAGCAGCTGCCGGGTGACCTCCCAGTTCTGGTGCTCGATCTCCTCCACGCGGGGCAGGACCTCCCGCTGGAAGAACTCTGATGCGGTCCGTCGGACCAGGTGGTGCTCCTCCCCCAGGTCCTCCGGGGTGAACACCGCCTCCGGGGGTGTGCGCGCGAGGAGAAACCCCCCTCCGGGAAGCGCCGCCTTGGCCTCCATCTCCCTCACCTCCTAAGGCCGTAGGAACACGCCTGCGGCTCCCATACCTCCGCCCACGCACATGGTGACGATTCCGTAGCGGACGCCGCGCCGGCGCATCTCATGCAGCAGGGTGGCGGTAAGCCGGGCGCCCGTGGCGCCGAGCGGGTGCCCCAGGGCGATGGCCCCGCCGTTGGGATTGGTGCGGGCAGGGTCCAGTTCCAGCAGGCGCATCACCACCAGCGTCTGGGCCGCGAACGCCTCATTGAGCTCCACGAGGTCCACCTCCGAGGGGTCGATCCCCGCGAGCCGGCATGCCCTGGGCACGGCCTCCACCGGACCGATCCCCATCAGCTCGGGAGCCACCCCAGACAGCGCGAAGGACCGGAACACCCCCAGGGGCTGCAGCCCCAGGCTCTGCGCCTTCCGGTCGCTCATCACCACGCACGCGGCGGCCCCGTCGCTCATCTGGGAGGAGTTGCCCGCGGTCACGGTCCCTTCCTTCGCGAAGACGGGGGGGAGCTTCGCCAGAGCCTCCAGGGAGGTGTCGGGGCGCACGCCCTCATCCACCTCGAAGGTCACCTCCTCGGCCCGCGGCCGTCCGTCTGCCTCCGTCCACCGCCGCACCCGCACGGGCACGATTTCCTCCCGGAACCGGCCCTCCCGGATCGCCCCCGCAGCCCGGCGGTGGCTTTCGAGGCTGTAGCGGTCCTGCTCCTCCCGCGAAACTCCGAACCTGCGGGCCAGCACTTCTGCGGTGTTGCCCATGGAGAGGTACACCTCCGGCCAGCTCTCCACAAGCCCTGGGTGCGGGGCGAAACGCCACCCCGTCATGGGAATGAGGCTCATGCTCTCCACCCCACCCGCCACCACCACCTCCGCCCAGCCTGCGCGGATCCGCGCGGCAGCTTCTGCGATGGCCTGCAGTCCGGAAGCGCAGAACCGGTTCACGGTAACCCCGGGGACGGACTCCGGCAGCCCCGCCCGCAGCGCGGCAACCCGGGCCACGTTGAACCCCTGCTCGCCCTCGGGGAACGCGCACCCCAGGATGACGTCGTCCACCTCCCGCGGATCCAGCCCCGGGGTGCGCTCCAGAGCGGAGCGGATCACCTGGGCGGCGAGCTCGTCCGGCCGCGCGTCCTTCAGCGTGCCCCGGCGAGCCTTACCCACCGCGGATCGCACCGCGGTCACGATCACCGCTTCCCGCATGGTCTCCCCTCCTAGTTGCGCAGGGGCCTTCCGGTGTTCAGCATGTGCCGAATCCGATCCTGGGTCTTCCGCTCCCCCAACAGGCTCAAAAACGCCTCCCGCTCCAGATCCAGCAGGTACTCCTCCTCCACCCACGTGCCCTCCGGAGCATCTCCCCCCGTGATCACGTACGCCAGCTTGCGTCCGATGTGCTCGTCGTAGTCCGTGATCTGTCCGCCTACCCGCAGGTTGTACAACCCCGCGCACAGGGCAGCCCGCACCCGCTCCCCGCCCACCCGGATCTTCCGGCGCAGGGTCGGCCGGTACCCCGTCTCCAGCAGGGTCAGGGCTACCCGCTTGGCGTCTGCCAGGAGCCGGTCGGGGTTCGCGGTGATCCCGTGCCCCTCCCGCAGGTACCACAGCCTCCGGGCCTCCTCCGCGGAGGTGGCCACCCGCGCAAGGGCGATGGTCTCGAAGGCGTACCGCACCAGGGGGAACAGGTCCACCTCCATCCCTTCCGGGAGGCGCTCGGAGGCCCGCAGGGCCATCTCCTTCGTCCCGCCGCCCGCGGGGATGAGGCCTACTCCGACCTCCACCAGCCCCAGATACGTCTCCTGCGCCGCCTGCACCGCAGGAGCGTGCAGCACCAGCTCACACCCTCCCCCCAGCACGCGACCGTGCGGAGCCACCACCACGGGTCCGGGGGCGTACTTGATGGCCAAGTTGAGCTGCTGGAAGGTGCGCACCGCCCGCTCCAGCTCGTCCCAGTTCCCCTCCTGGGCCTCCAGCAGGAGCAACGCCAGGTTGGCGCCCGCGGAGAAGTCCGGGCCCTGGTTGCCGATCACCAAGGCCTCAAACCGGTTCCCGAGCTCCCGCAGGCCCCGGTGCAGCATCACCAGAGTATCCTCTCCGATGACGTTGCGCTTGCTGTGGAACTCCACGCAGCCTACGCCATCCCCCAGGTCCACCAGGCTCGCGCCCGCGTTGCTGGCCACCACGGCACCCTGCGCTTTTCGTTCCGAGAGCACGATCACCCCCGGAGGCCAGAGAACCGGACGGTACGCCTTCTGCAGGGGATCGAAGACCTCGAGCATACCGTCCCGCCGCCGGTAAAACGTCCCCTCTCCGTGCTCCAGCACGTCCCGCGCGAGGGGGGGAACGGGGATGCCATGGCGTTCCAGGCGGCCGACGAGCTCCCGCCCCCCTAGGGCGTCCCACAGCTCGAACGGTCCCAGCTCCCACCCGAACCCCCACCGAATGGCCCGGTCCACGTCCACCACCTGATCCGCGATCTCCGGAATCCGGCGGGCGGTGTACGCCAGCACGCCCAGGAGAATCCGTTCCACAAACCGCGCCGCGCGATCGCCGGAGGCAAGCAGGGCCCGCAGCCGGCGGGGAAGGTCGTCCATGCCCCGCACCAGCTCCACGCTCCCGAGGTGCGGCCGCTTCCGCGGCCGGTAGGTCAGGGTGGTGTAGTCGAGGACGAGCATTTCCCCGTCCTCCCGACGATAGAACCCCTTTCCGGTCTTCTCCCCAAGCCATCCCCGCCGGATCATCTCCTCGAGGAACTCCGGCAGACGGAACACCTCTCGGGCCTCGTCTCCCCCTAGTCGCTCGTAGGCGTGGCGGGCCACGTGAGCCAGGACGTCCAGGCCCACGAGGTCCGCGGTGCGGAAGGTGGCGCTGCGGGGCCGTCCCAGCACGGGGCCGGTGAGCTCGTCCACTTCCTCTATGGAGAGTCCTTCTTCCACCATCACCCGCACCGTGTGTAGGAATGCGAAGGTGCCGATGCGGTTCGCGATGAAGTTGGGCGTGTCCTTCGCCCGCACCACCCCCTTGCCAAGACGGCGGTGGGCCACCTCCTCGACCCACCGCAGCACTTCCGGATCGGTGTCCTCGGTTGGGATGACTTCGAGCAGCCTCAGGTAGCGGGGTGGGTTGAAGAAGTGGGTGCCGAGGAAGTGCGCCCGAAAGGCGGGCGAGCGCCCCTGCACCATCTCCCGGACGGGGAGGCCGCTGGTGTTGGTGCTCACCACGATCCCGGGCTTCCAGTACCGCTCCACGCGCTCCAGCACCGCCCGCTTTACCGCCAGATCCTCCACCACCGCCTCCACCACCCAGCCGCACTCCTGGATGCGGGGGAGGCCGTCCTCCAGATTGCCCACCTCCACCAGCCGCGCCCGCTCCGGGACCGTGAAGGCCGCGGGCCGCATGCGGAGGGCACGCTCGAGCCCTTCCCGGGCCAGCCGGTCGCGGGCCTCCGGGTCGCTGCTCTCCTCCTCGGAGAGCTCCGGGGGCAGGATGTCCAGCAGCAGCACCGGGACCCCCGCGTTCGCGAA
Coding sequences within:
- a CDS encoding ABC transporter ATP-binding protein/permease, giving the protein MSGRLAEEELLDRPYDHRLLRRLLAYMLPYRTTVAAALVLLLLASLLELAGPQLYRIAIDRAIVPSLERGTVDRGTLSALALLYLLALAAGFGARWLQHYLMQTVAQRAMAELRSELFSHLQRLPLRFYEGNPVGRLVTRVTSDVETLNELLTSGLVAAFGDVLTLVGIMAAMLWLDVRLAVVAFCVLPLVYGVTGRFRGQAREAYRAVRTQLGRINAFLNEHISGMPVVQLFTQEDRALRRFDALSRDYLDASLRSLAALARFYPAVHFLGVLAVALLIWYGGGQVIRGVTTLGVLVAMIQYAERFFEPVRELADKFNLLQQAMASSERIFRLLDEPVAVQDPPSPVLLERVRGEIEFRDVWFAYGEAPVDGDGAGWALRGVSFRIAPGEHVAVVGYTGAGKTSLVNLLLRFYDPQRGQVLLDGVDVRRMRQRDLRRHVGLVLQDTFLFSGTIADNIRLFNPDIPDTQVEAAARLVGADRFIDQLPNGYQTEVGERGVRLSAGQRQLVALARALAYNPEVLVVLDEATSNVDTEAEGLVREALRGALRNRTVLLIAHRLSTVQHVDRILVLHRGRVVEEGTHARLLARDGIYAKLYRLQAHPVPGGIR
- a CDS encoding long-chain fatty acid--CoA ligase, which encodes MAVQAEAGFERPWIRFYDPGVPATLGYPDLPLGALLREAARKYGDRTALVFFGRRISFRELDVLTDRFAAGLQRLGVHKGTPVSLHLPNCPQFVIAYYGILKAGGVVVPHNPLYTEREIAHQLQDSGAEVAITLSLMYPRVAAASRTSRVREIVYTGIHEYMPPLLRLLYPLKARREGQWVEVPRKAGVRPFGELVRDGAPRPVEVAPDDPAVYLYTGGTTGTPKAAVLTHRNLVCNCLQTAAWNSDFRPGEERALAVIPFFHSYGMTAVMNYGIWSGVTVILLPRWEPRMVLEAIRRYRPTMFHGVPTMYMALLGNPELARYDLRSIRVCISGAMALPQEVQRRWEEATGGRLVEGYGLTEASPVTHCNPILGHRRPGSIGVPLPDTDARVVDPETGEEVPPGEVGELVVRGPQVMRGYLNRPEETAAALREGWLFTGDMAWRDADGFFYIVDRKKEMINVGGLKVYPREVEEVLYRHPAVQEAAAIPVPDPERGEVVKAFLVLRPGMQVSPEELIAHCRRELAPYKVPRMVEFRDQLPKSLIGKVLRRVLAEEERARAAGA
- a CDS encoding 3-hydroxyacyl-CoA dehydrogenase/enoyl-CoA hydratase family protein; the protein is MRVAIQRAAVLGAGTMGSQLAALFANAGVPVLLLDILPPELSEEESSDPEARDRLAREGLERALRMRPAAFTVPERARLVEVGNLEDGLPRIQECGWVVEAVVEDLAVKRAVLERVERYWKPGIVVSTNTSGLPVREMVQGRSPAFRAHFLGTHFFNPPRYLRLLEVIPTEDTDPEVLRWVEEVAHRRLGKGVVRAKDTPNFIANRIGTFAFLHTVRVMVEEGLSIEEVDELTGPVLGRPRSATFRTADLVGLDVLAHVARHAYERLGGDEAREVFRLPEFLEEMIRRGWLGEKTGKGFYRREDGEMLVLDYTTLTYRPRKRPHLGSVELVRGMDDLPRRLRALLASGDRAARFVERILLGVLAYTARRIPEIADQVVDVDRAIRWGFGWELGPFELWDALGGRELVGRLERHGIPVPPLARDVLEHGEGTFYRRRDGMLEVFDPLQKAYRPVLWPPGVIVLSERKAQGAVVASNAGASLVDLGDGVGCVEFHSKRNVIGEDTLVMLHRGLRELGNRFEALVIGNQGPDFSAGANLALLLLEAQEGNWDELERAVRTFQQLNLAIKYAPGPVVVAPHGRVLGGGCELVLHAPAVQAAQETYLGLVEVGVGLIPAGGGTKEMALRASERLPEGMEVDLFPLVRYAFETIALARVATSAEEARRLWYLREGHGITANPDRLLADAKRVALTLLETGYRPTLRRKIRVGGERVRAALCAGLYNLRVGGQITDYDEHIGRKLAYVITGGDAPEGTWVEEEYLLDLEREAFLSLLGERKTQDRIRHMLNTGRPLRN
- a CDS encoding ABC transporter ATP-binding protein/permease — its product is MFRSRFWAALHRHRRRYLLGYAAALGSIGMAQLAPWILKAAVDGIQRGEGRLLEAAVGLATVALLEAALSYAMRMQILGAALCIETELRRELFQHLERMDPAFFHRWQTGDLMARAVNDLRAVQRFVGMGLMRAVHTAVMVALSVAFMLRMSTFLTLSTLPVLLLIPGLFGILGREIRRRFEEVQALYGRLSSRAQENFSGIRVVKAFAQEEAEVARFRRESEALAHANVRLSRIQGLLWPAVGFLLGGSAVLLLWIGGGEVIRGRITLGQLVQFSYYLARLSFPVIATGWVLSLWQQGRASMERLEEIFRIRPAIADPEDPVRLETVRGEIEFRDVWVSYEGRPVLQGISLRIPAGSTVAIVGPTGSGKSTLLLLIPRLLDPTSGQVLLDGVDLRRLPLRTVREAVGLVSQDPFLFSDTLWENIAYGADSGDGKRVQEAARIARLVQDVAAFPHGFETAVGERGVTLSGGQRQRAALARALARDPRILILDDALSSVDAQTEEEILQALRPVLRSRTVLLVSHRVSTLRDADRIVVLDGGRIVEQGTPEELLRRGGMFVELYEKQRLRQVLEAEEP
- a CDS encoding thiolase family protein yields the protein MREAVIVTAVRSAVGKARRGTLKDARPDELAAQVIRSALERTPGLDPREVDDVILGCAFPEGEQGFNVARVAALRAGLPESVPGVTVNRFCASGLQAIAEAAARIRAGWAEVVVAGGVESMSLIPMTGWRFAPHPGLVESWPEVYLSMGNTAEVLARRFGVSREEQDRYSLESHRRAAGAIREGRFREEIVPVRVRRWTEADGRPRAEEVTFEVDEGVRPDTSLEALAKLPPVFAKEGTVTAGNSSQMSDGAAACVVMSDRKAQSLGLQPLGVFRSFALSGVAPELMGIGPVEAVPRACRLAGIDPSEVDLVELNEAFAAQTLVVMRLLELDPARTNPNGGAIALGHPLGATGARLTATLLHEMRRRGVRYGIVTMCVGGGMGAAGVFLRP
- a CDS encoding acyl-CoA dehydrogenase family protein, which encodes MEAKAALPGGGFLLARTPPEAVFTPEDLGEEHHLVRRTASEFFQREVLPRVEEIEHQNWEVTRQLLRRLGELGFLGVGIPEVYGGSGLDHLTSLVIAEEICVGSFPVTFGGHVGIGMLPIAFFGTEEQKRRYLPAMVRGEKIGAYALTEPTAGSDAMAIQTRAVLSPDGRHYLLVGQKQFITNAAIADVFITYAKVNGEHFTAFIVDRDTEGLSLGEEEHKMGMKGSSTRSVFFENARVPVENLLGEIGKGHRVAFNILNLGRFKIGASCAGAAKYALQLATKYALQRVQFGRPIAEFGLIRQKLARMAVEIYATESMVYRTGGLVEGSIGGIRDGAEVVRALEEYAIESSINKVFASEMLGRAVDELVQIYGGYGYIEDYPAARAYRDARINRIWEGTNEINRLLIVDMLSKRAQRGRLDLLAAVQRVAEGLTSPEGLEAPGEGPLAEEAALVEGIKQVALLSTGVAVRRYLMELEEQQEIVGWLADLAMEVFAAESAVLRAQKAMLRQHPRSSIHATLARAYLHLSLPRVEATARSILAASQEGDELRTALAGLRRLLRYTPVNLVRLGREVAQAVVAAEGYPL